The Streptomyces durmitorensis genome contains the following window.
TCCCAGGCGATGCGTTTGGCACCGTCCCACTGCTTGTCCTTGCCCTTCTGGTAGAGGGCGAGCAGCCGGGCGCGGCCCTCGTCGTACTCCCAGCTGAAGCGGGCCGCGCCGCTCGCCGGTATCTGCCAGATGGTCTCGTCGGGGGCGTGCGTGTACAGCTCGTGCGTGGACACTGACGGCTCCTAAGAATTGGCCTTGAGCTTCTCCGTAATCGCCTCGTGCTGCTGTCGTCGGCCTTCGACTGCCTTGTACCAGTCGGTAGTTGGCAGGCTCACACGTTCGTAGATGCGGGGTCAACAAGTCGTGCGCAAGGGATTGACTGCCTTGCTGACAGGCAGTCTCATAAGTCGTGACCGCCGGTAACTGTGACCACGAGGCAGGGGCAGAGTCATGACGACCATCACGGAGGACGCGGCGATCGAAGGGCTGCGGGACGCGCTGGGACTGCTCAAGGACCGGGAGCAGGTGGCCGAGCGGCTGCTCGACTCCTCCGCCAAGCACTCCTTCGACCCCGACAAGGAGCTGGACTGGGAGGCGCCCTTCGAGGAGGGCAAGTGGTTCTGGCCCCCGGAGCTCGTCTCGCTGTACGGCACGCCGATGTGGCGGCGGATGAGCGAGGAGCAGCGCATCGCGCTCTCCCAGCACGAGGCCGCCGCGCTCGCGTCCCTGGGCATCTGGTTCGAACTGATCCTGATGCAGCTGCTCGTACGGCACATCTACGACAAGCCGGCCACGAGCGCGCACGTGCGGTATGCCCTGACGGAGATCGAGGACGAGTGCCGGCACTCGAAGATGTTCGCGCGCCTGATCCAGCGCGGGGACACGCCGTACTACCCGGTCAGCACCGTGCACCGGAACCTCGGCCGCCTCTTCAAGACGATCTCGACGACGCCCGGTTCGTTCACGGCGACGCTGCTCGGCGAGGAGATCCTCGACTGGATGCAGCGCCTGACGTTCCCGGACGAGCGCGTCCAGACGCTGGTGCGCGGCGTCACGCGGATCCACGTCGTGGAGGAGGCGCGCCATGTGCGGTACGCCCGTGAGGAGCTGCGCCGCCAGATGGTGACCGCGCCGCGCTGGTCCCAGGAGTTCACCCGCCTCACCTCCGGCGAGTTCGCCCGCGTCTTCTCCATCGCCTTCATCAACCCCGAGGTCTACACGAACGTGGGCCTGGACAGGCGTGAGGCCATGGCCCAGGTCAAGGCGAGCGCCCACCGCCGCGAGATCATGCAGACGGGAGCCAAGCGCCTGACGGACTTCTTGGACGACATCGGGGTGCTGAGGGGCGCCGGGCGGCGGCTGTGGAAGAGCTCGGGACTGCTGGCGTAGCTAAGAGGGTGCGCGGGGTTCCGGGGCGCTTGTTCGAAAGGGCGGTTACGCTGCGAGGCATGACCTCGCCTGCTCCCACCCGCGCGTACCGGCGGCTCAGTGTCGAAGAGCGGCAGCGGCAGCTCAAAGAGGCCGCCCTGTCCCTCTTCGCGGTGCGCGCACCCGACGAGGTGTCCCTCGACGACGTGGCGGAGGCGGCCGGGGTGTCACGGCCGCTCGTCTACCGCTACTTCCCCGGCGGCAAGCAGCAGTTGTACGAGGCCGCGCTGCGCTCCGCCGCCGACGAGCTGGAGCAGTGCTTCGCCGAGCCGCCCGAGGGCCCGCTCACCCAGCGCCTGGCGAACGCGCTCGACCGCTACCTCGCCTTCGTCGACCAGCACGACGCGGGGTTCAGCGCGCTGCTCCAGGGCGGCAGCGTCGTGGAGACCTCGCGCACGACCGCCATAGTGGACGAGGTGCGCAGGACGGCCGCCGAGCACATACTCGCCCACCTGGAGGTCGTGGGGGCCAGGGGCCCGCGGCTGAGGATGACCGTGCGGATGTGGATCACCTCCGTCGAGGCGGCGTCCCTGATCTGGCTGGACGAGGAGAAGCAGCCGCCGCTCGACGAGCTGCGGGACTGGCTGGTCGAGCAGTTCATGGCGGTCCTGGTGGCCTCCGCAGGGCGCGACCCGCAGACCGCGGAGGCGGTACGGGGCGCGCTGGCCCTGGAGACGGCCGATGGACCAGCGGGCTCGCTCGCCCGGCGTGTGCTGCCCGTGGTGAGCGACGCGGCGCACCTGCTGTGACACTGGCCGGGTGAAGAGCGAAGACACCCCCTTCGAGGGTGGCCCCCTGGACGGCCGCGTCCTGCCCATCCTGCTCGGCCCGACCGGCCACCCCCCGAAGGTGTACCGGGTCCCGGTGCCGGACGAGGCGGGCGGCCCGCCGACCGTGCTCGTCTACCGCCGGGTGGCCAAGGCGGGGAAGCGGCTCGGGCTGCACCAGGGCTGGACGTACGCGTACGACCCCGAGGGCGACAAGGCCGGATCAGGACTGAAGTGGCCGTGGTCGAAGCCGGGCGGGGCAGCGGGCTGAGCTCCGCGGGCTCCCGCCCGGTCGCCGCCGGGGCAAGGGCGGCGCGCCGTGGGCCCCTGGACGAGTGACCGCATTGCGCCAACCCGCGCACCCTCCGGAGGCGGGCCGCGCCGGGGCGGCTGATGCTCGCGGTGCGGGGCGGAGGGGCCGCCGCGCGCCGGAGGTGATGGCATGTCAGGCAGGCTGCTGCGGTGGGTCGGTACGGGAGCGGCGGTCGGGGCGTTGCTGACGACGGCTTCACCGGCGTACGCCGTGCCGGAGCCCTCAGGACCCGGGGAGCGCCCGGTCTCCGAGCTCCTGACGGACCTTCAGGAGCTGTACCGGAAGGCCGAGGAGTCGACGGAGACGTACAACGCCACCGCGGAGAAGCTGAAGGAACAGCGCGCCGAGGTCACCCGCCTGAACGGCAGCCTGGCGCGCGCGAGGACCTCGGTGCGGGACAGCCGGGGCGCGGCGGGCCGCTTCGCGCGCCAGCAGTACCAGGGCAGGACGAACATCTCCCCCTACGTGCACCTCCTGCTCGCCCGCAACCCGCAGCAGGCGCTCGACCAAGGGCATGTGATCGGGCGGGTGGCGGCGGAGCGGGCCGCGACGGTGCAGCGTCTGGTCGGCGGCGAGAAGACGGCGGCCACGCTCGCGGCCGGTGCCAGGAGCGCCCTGGAGACCCAAGTCGCCCTCGCCGCACGGCAGAAGGAGGCGCGCGACACGGTCAAGGGGCAGCTGAAGGAGGTCGAGGAGCTGCTGGCCTCGCTGAGCACGGAGCAGCTTGCGGAACTGGCGCGGGCCGAGGAGGAGGGGATGGCCGCGGCGCAGCGCAAGTTCCTGGCGTCGGGCGCACTGAGCGGAGCTGCGGGTTCCGCGGGCTCCGCGCCGTCCCGGCCGCCGTCCCGGCGAGGGGACGAGGCGCTGGACTACGCCGTGCGGCAGATCGGGAAGCCGTACAAGTGGGGCGCGGAGGGCCCCGCGTCCTTCGACTGCTCGGGGCTCACCCAACAGGCGTGGGCGGCGGCGGGCAAGGAGATCCCGCGTACCTCGCAGGAGCAGTGGGCGCAGCTCCGGCGGGTCTCGCTGCGGAAGCTGCGGCCGGGTGACCTGGTCGTCTACTTCCCCAAGGCCACGCATGTGGCGCTGTACCTGGGCGACGGCATGGTCATCCAGGCCCCGCGCCCCGGGACCCGGATCAAGGTCTCCCCCATCGCGGCGAACCCGCTCCTGGGCGCGGTACGCCCGGACCCCAAGGCGGACCCCATGAAGAACTACGTCCCACCGAAGCTGCCGCGCGGGGCGATGAAGGGCGGGGACAAGGGATACGGGAGGGCGGGCGCGCCCCGTGCGTAGCCTCTGCCGCACAGACTTCCGCCCGGCCACCCGCCCGAACGCCCCGTAGCGCGGACTAACCCGCCAGACCCGCCAGGTACGCGCCCGTCTTCTCCGGCTCATAGAAGAAGTTCTCGAAGTCCGACGGGTCGTTGAAGCCGTTCGCGAAGCGGTCTGCCGCCGGCTGGAGTTGGCCCGCCGCGCCGATCAGGTTCAGGACGTGCTCCGGCGGCGGCGACAGCATCGCGTTCGTCCACTTGGTGACGTGCTGAGCCGTCTCCCAGTACCGGTCGAACGTCGACTGCATCCAGTCCGCGTCGAACGGCTTGTCTCCGTGCTCGATGATCGAGGCGAGGTACGAAGCCGCGCACTTCGACGCCGAGTTGGACCCCTGGCCCGTGATCGGGTCGTTCGCGACCACCACGTCCGCGACGCCCAGGACGAGGCCGCCGCCCGGCAGCTGCCCGATCGGCTTGCGGACCGTCGGCGCGTAGCGGCCGGACAACGTGCCGCCCGCGTCCGTCAGTTCGACCTTGGTCGCCCGCGCGTACTCCCACGGCGTGAACTTCTCAAGGAGTTCGAGGGTCAGCGCCAGGTGTTCCGAGGGGTCCTTGACGCCCTGGAACACGTCCAGCGGGCCGCCCGGCACACCCTCCCAGAACAGGATGTCGGCGCGCCCGGACGTGGTGAGGGTCGGCATGACGAAGAGTTCGCCCACGCCCGGCACCAGGTTGCACCGCACCGCGTCGAACTCGGGGTGCTCGGGCCGCGGGCCCATCCCGTGGACGTACGCGACGGCCAGCGCGCGCTGCGGGGTGTCGTAGGGGGAGCGAGCGGCGTCGCGCTCGAACATCGAGACCAGTTCGCCCTTGCCCGCGGAGACGAGCACCAGGTCGTACGTACGGGAGAAGTAGTCGAGGTCCGAGACCGCCGCGCCGTGGATGACCAGCTGGCCGCCCCGCTGCGCGAACGTCTCCATCCAGCCCGCCATCTTCACGCGCTGGTCGACGGACTGGGCGTACCCGTCCAGCTTGCCGACCCAGTCGATGACACGCGAGGAGTCGGGCCCGGCGACCGAGACGCCGACGCCCTCGATCTTCGGGGCCTGGGACTCCCAGAAGTTCACCTTCAGGTCCCGCTCGTGCTGCAGCGCCGTGTGGAACATGCACTGCGTGGACATCACACGGCCGGACCTGACCTCGTCCGCCGTGCGGTTGGACATCAGGGTGACCTCGTACCCCTGCGACTGGAGTCCGAGGGCGATCTGGAGCCCGGCCTGACCGGCTCCGACGACGAGTATCTTCCGCATGCGGCTGCTTCTCCTACGGGGGTACTGAGAACTGAAGAGTTATTCGGGGGTTGCTGCCAGGGCGTGGCCCACCAGCGAGAGCAGCGACTCGATGACCGAGATCCGCTGCCGCGCGTCCATGATCAGCACCGGTATGTGCGGCGGGATCGTCAGCGCCTCACGGACGTCCGCGGGCTCGAACTCCTCGGTGCCGTCGAAGTGGTTGACGGCGACGATGTACGGCAGACCGCAGCTCTCGAAGTAGTCGAGCGCGGGGAAGCAGTCGGAGAGCCTGCGGGTGTCGGCGAGGACCACGGCGCCGATCGCGCCGCGCACCAGGTCGTCCCACATGAACCAGAAGCGCTGCTGCCCCGGCGTACCGAAGAGGTACAGCACGAGGTCGTCGTCGAGCGTGATCCGGCCGAAGTCCATGGCGACCGTGGTCGTGGTCTTGTCCGGGGTCGACGTGAGGTCGTCCGTATCCTCGCTCGCCTGCGTCATCAGCGCCTCCGTCTGGAGGGGCGTGATCTCGGAGACCGCGGTGACCAGGGTCGTCTTGCCCACGCCGAAGCCGCCCGCCACCACGATCTTCGTCGCGATCGGGGCCCGGGTGCGGTCCGTCTGCCAGGCTTGGAGGTTCTCGTCCGGGTCGGGGCCCGGGTGGCGGAGTTCAGAGACGGCGGAGTCCACTCAGCACCCTTTCCAGCAGTGCGCGGTCCGGCTGTCCCGGGCCGTGGCCCGTTCCGTACACGCGGATCTTTCCCTGGTCTGCGAGGTCGCTCAGCAGGACGCGGACCACGCCGAGCGGCATCTTCAGAAGCGCGGCGATCTCCGCGACCGTACGCATACGGCGGCAGATCTCGACGATGGCCCGCATCTCCGGCATGACACGCGCGGTGGCATTGCCCTGCGGCAGTTCGAGGCGCTCCTCGGGGGCTTCGAGGGCGGCGACGAACGTCTCCACGAGCAGGACGTGGCCGAAGCGGGTGCGCCCGCCGGTGAGCGAGTAAGGCCGTACGCGGGCGGGTTTGCGGTCGCCGCCGCGCTGGGGCAGCTTGCCGGGCTTACTGCTCATCGGACGCTCTCCATCGACTGGCGCAGCTCGCTGCGGAGTTCGGGGGTGAGGACATGCCCGGCGCGGCCGACGAAGAGCGCCATGTGGTACGCGACGACGCTCATGTCGCAGTCCGGGGTGGCGTGCACGCCGAGCAGCGAGCCGTCGCTGATCGACATCACGAAGAGGCTGCCCTCCTCCATGGCGACGACGGTCTGCTTGACCGGTCCCGCGTCCATCAGCTTGGAGGCGCCGATGCACAGCGAGCCGAGGCCCGAGACGATGGTGGCGAGGTCCGCGCTCGATCCCTTGGGGCCTGAACTGTTGTCCACCGCCGATGCGTTGTTCCGCGCGGGGTCCGAGGAGAGCAGGAGCAGTCCGTCGGAGGAGACCACCGCCACCGACAGGAGACCCGGCACCTCCTCGACGAGGTTCGTCAGCAGCCAGTGCAGGTTGCGTGCTTCGCTGCTCAGTCCGAACGCGGCCCCGGCCTTACTGCCGGTGGAAGAACTGGGCGAGCGCATGGGCGCAGTCAACTACTTGCCTCCTCGACTGTGTCCCCCATGTTTTCGGTCTGTTCGGTCTCTTCGGTCTCTTCGGTACGTTCGTTCAGCTCGGCCTCCACGTCGCGACGGCCGCTGATGGCTCCCTGGTGGAAGCCCCCCAGACGCTTGCGCAGCGCTTCGGCGTCGACGGAGCCGCTGCGCGCCTTGGGCACGGTGGGCTCGGGCGCGGTGATCTTGGGCGTGCGCTTCGGAAGCCCCTTGTCGGTGACGCGGTCCCACTTGGGGGCGGGGGCGGCTTCGGGCTCTGGCGCGGGGGCGGGCTCGGCTTCGGCCTCCGGGTCCGCGTCAACCGCCGGAAGGGCGAGCTCCATGGTCGTCTCGGGCGAAGCCTCGGGCGCGGGATCGGGCGAAGCCTCGGGCGCAGGATCGGGCTCGGGCTCAGCCTCGGGCTCCGCACCAGCCTCCCGCACGGCATGCTCCGCAGCCGCGATCAGCGGATCCTCGACAGCGGCCCCCGCGTCGGCGGACGACGCGGCAGCAGGCGACGCCGCACGCCCCGGCAGCACATTGGAGTTGGCCTCGGCCTCCGAGCCCGGAAGGTGCAGGGCAGGCGCCCCGCCGGGAACCGGCACACCGACCGGCGGCGCACCCACCGCCGGCGCCGCGGCGAGGATCGACTTCGGCAGGACCACGACCGCCGCGACCCCGCCCTGCTTCTGCTCGCGCAGGCGGACCCGGGCCCCGTGCCGCGCGGCGAGCCGGGCCACGACATAGAGGCCGAGCCCGAGCCCGTCCCCGGTCTCCTGGTCGTACGCGTCGTCCGGACGGAACTCCGCGAGGCGGGAGTTGAGCTCGTCCATGCGGTCCTCGGTGACCCCTATGCCCTCGTCCTGCACGGAGAGCATGACCTCGCCGCTCTCCAGGAGCCAGCCGGAGACCTCGACGGAGGCGTCCGGCGGCGAGAACGAGGTCGCGTTCTCCAGGAGCTCGGCGACCAGATGGCTGATGTCGTCCGCGGCGAAGCCCGCGACGTGCGCGTGCGGCGGCAGCGTGGCGATGCGCACGCGCTCGTACCGCTCGATCTCGGAGACTGCGGCCCGCACGACGTCGACCAGCGGGACCGGGCCGGGGTGCTGGTGGCCGTGTTCGGCGCCCGCCAGGACGAGGAGGTTCTCGCTGTGGCGGCGCAT
Protein-coding sequences here:
- a CDS encoding DUF742 domain-containing protein; the protein is MSSKPGKLPQRGGDRKPARVRPYSLTGGRTRFGHVLLVETFVAALEAPEERLELPQGNATARVMPEMRAIVEICRRMRTVAEIAALLKMPLGVVRVLLSDLADQGKIRVYGTGHGPGQPDRALLERVLSGLRRL
- a CDS encoding AurF N-oxygenase family protein; this encodes MTTITEDAAIEGLRDALGLLKDREQVAERLLDSSAKHSFDPDKELDWEAPFEEGKWFWPPELVSLYGTPMWRRMSEEQRIALSQHEAAALASLGIWFELILMQLLVRHIYDKPATSAHVRYALTEIEDECRHSKMFARLIQRGDTPYYPVSTVHRNLGRLFKTISTTPGSFTATLLGEEILDWMQRLTFPDERVQTLVRGVTRIHVVEEARHVRYAREELRRQMVTAPRWSQEFTRLTSGEFARVFSIAFINPEVYTNVGLDRREAMAQVKASAHRREIMQTGAKRLTDFLDDIGVLRGAGRRLWKSSGLLA
- a CDS encoding styrene monooxygenase/indole monooxygenase family protein, translating into MRKILVVGAGQAGLQIALGLQSQGYEVTLMSNRTADEVRSGRVMSTQCMFHTALQHERDLKVNFWESQAPKIEGVGVSVAGPDSSRVIDWVGKLDGYAQSVDQRVKMAGWMETFAQRGGQLVIHGAAVSDLDYFSRTYDLVLVSAGKGELVSMFERDAARSPYDTPQRALAVAYVHGMGPRPEHPEFDAVRCNLVPGVGELFVMPTLTTSGRADILFWEGVPGGPLDVFQGVKDPSEHLALTLELLEKFTPWEYARATKVELTDAGGTLSGRYAPTVRKPIGQLPGGGLVLGVADVVVANDPITGQGSNSASKCAASYLASIIEHGDKPFDADWMQSTFDRYWETAQHVTKWTNAMLSPPPEHVLNLIGAAGQLQPAADRFANGFNDPSDFENFFYEPEKTGAYLAGLAG
- a CDS encoding TetR/AcrR family transcriptional regulator — its product is MTSPAPTRAYRRLSVEERQRQLKEAALSLFAVRAPDEVSLDDVAEAAGVSRPLVYRYFPGGKQQLYEAALRSAADELEQCFAEPPEGPLTQRLANALDRYLAFVDQHDAGFSALLQGGSVVETSRTTAIVDEVRRTAAEHILAHLEVVGARGPRLRMTVRMWITSVEAASLIWLDEEKQPPLDELRDWLVEQFMAVLVASAGRDPQTAEAVRGALALETADGPAGSLARRVLPVVSDAAHLL
- a CDS encoding C40 family peptidase encodes the protein MSGRLLRWVGTGAAVGALLTTASPAYAVPEPSGPGERPVSELLTDLQELYRKAEESTETYNATAEKLKEQRAEVTRLNGSLARARTSVRDSRGAAGRFARQQYQGRTNISPYVHLLLARNPQQALDQGHVIGRVAAERAATVQRLVGGEKTAATLAAGARSALETQVALAARQKEARDTVKGQLKEVEELLASLSTEQLAELARAEEEGMAAAQRKFLASGALSGAAGSAGSAPSRPPSRRGDEALDYAVRQIGKPYKWGAEGPASFDCSGLTQQAWAAAGKEIPRTSQEQWAQLRRVSLRKLRPGDLVVYFPKATHVALYLGDGMVIQAPRPGTRIKVSPIAANPLLGAVRPDPKADPMKNYVPPKLPRGAMKGGDKGYGRAGAPRA
- a CDS encoding GTP-binding protein yields the protein MDSAVSELRHPGPDPDENLQAWQTDRTRAPIATKIVVAGGFGVGKTTLVTAVSEITPLQTEALMTQASEDTDDLTSTPDKTTTTVAMDFGRITLDDDLVLYLFGTPGQQRFWFMWDDLVRGAIGAVVLADTRRLSDCFPALDYFESCGLPYIVAVNHFDGTEEFEPADVREALTIPPHIPVLIMDARQRISVIESLLSLVGHALAATPE
- a CDS encoding roadblock/LC7 domain-containing protein, with product MRSPSSSTGSKAGAAFGLSSEARNLHWLLTNLVEEVPGLLSVAVVSSDGLLLLSSDPARNNASAVDNSSGPKGSSADLATIVSGLGSLCIGASKLMDAGPVKQTVVAMEEGSLFVMSISDGSLLGVHATPDCDMSVVAYHMALFVGRAGHVLTPELRSELRQSMESVR